The following proteins are co-located in the Aquarana catesbeiana isolate 2022-GZ linkage group LG02, ASM4218655v1, whole genome shotgun sequence genome:
- the LOC141129679 gene encoding histone H1.5-like, which yields MTETESAPAAAPPAEPAAKKKPAKKAAAGGAKKGSKKPSGPSVSELLVKAVAASKERSGVSLSALKKVLSAGGYDVDKNNSRLKIAIRGLVTKGTLVQVKGHGASGSFKINKKQEDKAAGAKKSTKKPSAAAKSPKKPAAKKPAKSPKKKTTTKAPTAAKSPKKAAKKPAKKPAAAKAKKVTKSPKKPKAAAKPKKVAKSPAKKAAKPKTAAKPKKAAPKKK from the coding sequence ATGACGGAGACTGAAAGCGCCCCAGCCGCCGCTCCTCCAGCGGAGCCCGCCGCCAAGAAGAAGCCGGCCAAGAAGGCAGCAGCCGGAGGAGCCAAGAAAGGCAGCAAGAAGCCGTCCGGTCCCAGCGTGTCCGAGCTCCTCGTCAAAGCCGTGGCCGCTTCCAAAGAGCGCAGCGGGGTCTCCCTGTCCGCCCTCAAGAAGGTCCTGTCCGCCGGAGGATACGATGTGGACAAGAACAACAGCCGCCTCAAGATCGCCATCAGGGGGCTGGTGACTAAGGGGACCCTCGTCCAGGTCAAAGGACACGGCGCCTCCGGATCCTTCAAGATCAACAAGAAGCAGGAGGACAAGGCGGCAGGCGCCAAGAAAAGCACTAAGAAGCCATCGGCTGcagccaagtcccccaagaagccggccgccaagaagccagccaagtcccccaagaagaagACCACCACCAAAGCCCCCACCGCAGCCAAGAGCCCCAAGAAGGCCGCCAAGAAACCCGCAAAAAAGCCTGCAGCTGCCAAAGCCAAGAAGGTGACAAAGAGCCCCAAGAAGCCCAAAGCTGCAGCCAAGCCGAAAAAAGTCGCCAAGAGTCCGGCTAAGAAGGCGGCTAAACCCAAGACAGCAGCCAAGCCCAAGAAGGCCGCTCCAAAGAAGAAATAA
- the LOC141126463 gene encoding histone H3, translating to MARTKQTARKSTGGKAPRKQLATKAARKSAPATGGVKKPHRYRPGTVALREIRRYQKSTELLIRKLPFQRLVREIAQDFKTDLRFQSSAVMALQEASEAYLVGLFEDTNLCAIHAKRVTIMPKDIQLARRIRGERA from the coding sequence ATGGCGAGAACCAAGCAGACAGCCCGTAAGTCCACCGGAGGCAAAGCTCCccgcaagcagctggccaccaAAGCCGCCCGCAAGAGCGCCCCGGCCACCGGCGGAGTCAAGAAGCCTCACCGCTACAGGCCCGGCACCGTGGCTCTCCGAGAGATTCGCCGCTACCAGAAATCCACCGAGCTGCTCATCCGCAAGCTGCCCTTCCAGCGCCTCGTCCGAGAGATCGCCCAGGACTTCAAGACCGACCTGCGCTTCCAGAGCTCCGCCGTCATGGCTCTGCAGGAGGCCTCTGAGGCTTACCTCGTCGGACTCTTCGAGGACACCAACCTCTGCGCCATCCACGCCAAGAGGGTCACCATCATGCCCAAAGACATCCAGCTGGCACGCCGCATCCGCGGGGAGAGGGCATAG